A window of Centroberyx gerrardi isolate f3 chromosome 6, fCenGer3.hap1.cur.20231027, whole genome shotgun sequence genomic DNA:
TACCAAGAGTTTCAGTCAGTTTCTCCTATCTGTTTCCAGACTGATTAATGAATCTATTAAGAGAAAATGACTTCACACTATcagtttgttttcataatgtcaGCAGAAAGCCACATGAACCGCTTCActgaatgaaaataaactgttttatcACTGTTGAAGTACTGAAGTACTGAAAAAAACTGGGCTGGACTGCCAAAGGTAGTGTGacatcacctgtctgtctgcctgacttcctgtctgtctgtctctctgtctgtctgtctctcagtctctggACAGCTGGTCTCACTGCAGGATTCCTCTGAATATCCACAACTGGACCATCCATGGTCTCTGGTAAGTATCACTCAGaccggacacacagacagacagacagacagacagacagacagacagacagacagacagacagtcagacggacagtcagacagacagacagacagtcagacagacagacagacagacagacagtcagacagacagacagacagacagacagacagacagacagacagacagtcagacagacagacagttttgatgtagtttctgtgtttcagtttTTCATAACGCTGCAGGACGTCAGAAGACCCAATATCCTTAAAAAGGCTTTATGTGATTTATAGAGACGAAACAGTTTTAGCTGCAGTTTTATCTGGCGTCAGACGTGACAGGAAGACCTTCTGTCAGCCAGTCTGTTTCTGAGACTACAGTTTCCCtacagggagaaacagtgttgtGTTATTTtccatgtgactgtgtgtgtgcctgcaggcCGCAGCGGGCGCTGgactgctgccgctgctggcCCATCTTCCACTCGGACGTCCAGGCAAGTCAgctcattttaatgttttaatatcTAAGAATATATAAGGCTCCCGCACACCATACACTTGCAAATCACAATTTAATGTAGTGACGTTTCTGTCATAGACCTTcttcaaagcatcaaattgGATGGATTACTCTGAAGCAATTACCTCATCCAAGTAAACCTTTGCATTCCCTTTTACCCctttttgtactttatttttgtACTACTATTTTTTTGTACTCATTTTGTACTATCTTTATAAGTATTTGACATATTTGCTCAAGGTAGACCACTTTGTATAGACAGGAGTTTTATACTTCATCTCCTGTTATACTAACCGATTTGTATTTATGTGATAAATGCTGGCCTTTTTATTGATTTACTAATTTGATAAATGCTGATTTGTTGATGTATTGTGTATGCTGATAGGCTAATTTGTTATGTTGATGTTGACAATCGTCTTGCACCTGTTGTCAATGACGACCAAAACCATAAGCAGCCTACAGATGACATCACTTCCATGTTTGATGCTTTGAAGAAGATCTATGACCGAAACGTCGCTACATTAAATTGTGATTTGCAAGTGGACGGTGTGCGGGAGccttttatatttttatgtcgctttttttctcccagcaccCATGACTGAAATTGTCAGGTGTGCAAACTTTATTCTATTATTAGAATATTTTAATATCTGTTGTTACCCAGGGTGACCGGGACATGAGACTGACACCTACAGACAGCAGAAGGTCAAAGTGAAGGTCAGTAAGAGCAGAGACtgacctctctgtctcctctctgtgttcAGGAGCTGGAGGCGGAGCTGGATGAACTGTGGCCTTCTTTACTGAAAACCAagtccagcttcctcttctGGTAGGAGAACCAAACAGCAtccaacacaacaacaaacagcatccaacacaacaacaaacagcatccaacacaacaacaaacagcatccaacacaacaacaaacagtcCTGAACCCACAAACAGTACCGGACCTAGAAACCAGAACAAACAGTACCACAGACAGTAAGATACGTACTGTATATCAAGCTTCATTCAGACAATATTAAATCAAATTCCAGGACTTTCAGTGACTTCCTCCAGCACTATTTTTCTGTTCATAaggaaacacacaaaagcaagaaacatttctgtaaaCCTGACTGTGTTTTAACAACCATCAGCGCTTCTGAGTCCTCTTTTTTCCAGAATGTCGGTCGtcttttctgttttgacttTCATTCtgtcaaacactgcaaacattttatttacagcagtggttctcaacgtggggtccggggaccaccaggggtccttgagggggttccagggggtccccagcaaattgatgaattgttaaacttctccattatttaatttacagagaatgtagaagaatgactgttttgatcatagtttctctgttatctctctactacaatacagatagtcatgggattctggacaaaatcatatctaacaataaaaatattctcagatttgggtgtCATctaatgggggtccgtggctctaatatggactaaattaggggtccttgatatgaaaaaggttgagaatcactgatttacagtatatatttcaAGGTCTTTTTAAGCACTAACTCACATAACAGGCTTCTTTTCCAGGTATTTCAGTACTCACATTTTGAAAAGTTAAATTCAAGAACTTTAAGCACCTTGTGTGAAACCTGATATATACAAGAACTGAACCATATCAAACTGTAGGCTATCCATCAAATAATAGTCCATCACTCCATCAAAATAGTTCCAAACCCACAAATAACACCAAACTTAAGTCTGAAACAGTACCAACTCCAGTTCCACACTACTCTGCAGTGCCAAACACTTCCAGACCCATAAACAATAGTCAAGAGTGCGGCACTACTGTATGAAAGTGCCAAACAGTACCAGACACAGAAATAGTTCCAAGTCCTACAAACCAAGAGAAGACTgcaccaaacacaccaaacagcACCAGACTGAGAGACATGGCACCAAATAGTCCCAAAAGCCTCACACAGAACCACTCTGCTACCCATCAAACCATCACATCTAATGCTCcatgtttccttgtttgtgaacGACAGTGAAACAGAAAACTGGATTCCTGTTGTGACTGAACCGGAGAGTAAAGGTGGAAACCCCGGATCTCTAAAATGTCcatttttcaggaactaagataaacagccttgttttagctTGAGCACAATGCATTTCTGACTTTATCATGTGGATTTTCTTctggtttcataaacccaaggtaatccttcagctgaactgaaaatatgaaaatcaccaaaattggagttacatggttttcacaggacaacagcGATATTCTACACTTCCAAACCAACTTATTATAACTAGATCTTTTCCTCATAACAACTTACAGTTCCTGTTATAACAACATCTCGTTATGACAAGACGTTTCCATACAAATTGTACATCTGTAAATACATAGTCGTATCTATCGTATTTGTATTCCCTGTATAGTGacactatttattcatttttggtactttggtcaGACACTAAATGCAACTTAACACTGAGCCTTGTAAAAGCTCCtggatatatactgtacacttatatatactgtatatattttcaggaatctcttctttctttcttctttgtctctggtGTTTGATGTTTAAATTCTAtttgtaaagcttgattgctgcttgtttctctgtctaaatgtctgtatgttgcactgcaccaacctcaccaagtcaaattcctagtgtgtgaaaatgtacctggtgaaaataaatctgattctgattctgataactAGATACTGAGATgatttattcttttgttttcGCTGCAGCAGCAATATGCTGCGCTAACAAGCTGCACAGATACAATTGTTGAGTTTTTGTGAGACTATAGTATGTTTTCTggctcactctgtgtgtgtgtgtgtgtgtgtgtgtgtgtgtgtgagacaggaaGCAGGAGTGGGACAAGCACGGTGTGTGTGCAGCGTGTGTGGAGGGGATGAACTCTCCGCTGCGCTACTTCCAGATCTCCCTCAAGCTGCGAGGACAGTTCGACATCCACAAgttagagcacacacacacacacacacacacacacgcacacacacacacacacacacacacactctctaaccCCTGCTCTCCCTGCAGAGCGCTGGATGCGGCGGGGATCCGGCCGTCCTGTCAGCAGCCCTACAAGGtagaaacacaaaacacctCATGGATGAAGATGTGAAGCGGCTGCTGTGGCTCAAATGacttctcactgtgtgtgtgtgtgtgtgtgtgtgtgtgtgtgtgtgtgtgtgcagctctcTGAGGTGCAGAGTGTTCTGGCTCCAGTCCTGGGTGACCAACATGAGATCCAGTGTGTAACAGATGACAAggtcagctctctctctctctgtttctctgtctctctatttctccctatgttactctctctctctttgtttctcttcctctctctgtttctctgtgtgttactgtgttacagtctgactgtgtgtgttaccGTGTGTTACTGTGTGACTGTGGAGCAGGACGGAGCTGAAGAACAGACTTTCCCTGAGTCAGTGAAGCTTAAAAAACGACCTGGCCGACCCGCCCCGTCCATTTCTTCTGTCCATCAGCATCCATCTGTTCCCATCAGTCATGTTTTCTAATAAAACACAGTGAGCCTCCACCTCTTTGTCCTGGGacctttgagagagagagagggagagagagagagagagagagagagggacagacagacagagagagagagagacagagagagacagacagagagagagagagacagagagagagagacagacagagagagagagagagacagagagagacagacagagagagagagacagagagagagagacagacagagagagagagagagacagagagagagagacagacagagagagagagacagagagagagagacagacagagagagagagagagacagagagagagacagacagagagagagagacagagagagagagacagacagagagagagagagagacagagagagagagacagacagagagagagagacagagagagagagacagacagagagagagagagagacagagagagagagacagagagagagagacagacagagagagacagacagagagagagagagagacagagagagagagacagacagagagagagagacagagagagagacagacacacagctagctagctagaagcagcaacagtagtagcagcagcagtaatagtagctgagtaatagtagcagtagtattagcagtggTAATAGTATTAggagtagtagtattagtagcagtagtattagcagtggTAATAGTATTAGGAGTAGTAGTGGTACCAGAACCAACAATATAGTGGTAATACTTGTATTTCATTCTGCTCTCTTTATGTCTATTTCTCTGTCAGATAGGCAGGAAGTCTTCTACCTCTAAaacattgtatttattcatgccttttctctctctcccttttgttCTTCTTAACTTCCTTCcttatccctccttccctccctccctccctccctccctcctcaggaCAGAGAGGTTTGGTTCCAGGTGAagattcctctctctcacaaccTGACGGTGGGTTGTGATCACAAGCCCCTCCTGCGGGACGAGCCCGGCCCGGGACGGAGCTTCTCCCCCGGGCATCCCTGTCCCGCTCAGCTGCCTCTCTTCTACTTCCCCATCGACCACCAGCAGCCTCACCGGCCCTGCGGCTGACCGCCCCGCCGGGCTGAGCTGGTTCACACACACCGCCCAGCACCagtctgactcctgactgaatgttctgtgtctcattctcttaaagtctttctgatctaaaggcttctgcttaaatgcttgaaatgagtttcttagacaaatataaacagtgaagttgatcctatgtatgaatgtctttccaaagcctttgcctttccttcaacgcaaagaatctaaaatataagatagttttgatttgttcaacacttttttggtcgctgcataattccatttgtgttatttcatagttttgatgtctttactgttattctaaaatgaggaaaacagtaaaaataaagagatgTGAGATGTGGTGTGTCCACACAGTGTATATACATCCCCAAGCACTGTTTTACTTAATTGCATTGGGTTTGCTGGCAGCTGACAGAATGATGCTCCTGAACTGGGAGACGCTGAACCCAAATACATTTTCCGTCTATAAATGTTTGGATGACAGAGTTTACCAGCCGGGTTTCTCCTGCATGTTCAGTATTTATCACTTTCCATGTTGTCTACATCCTAGTTGCAGCACTATAATCTCCTTAATTGTGCATTTGATTGATAATGTTGACAATAAATCAATATAATAACCAATTTTTTTGCATCTCCTTTACCAGCCTCAAATTTTATTTATCAAGAGCGGAAAATTCAATTTTGTAGAACAAGATGCTTCCACTCGTCAGGTCGTGATCGCACCAttcagattgtagttttagtaacatttgctctggaggcagaaataatctgattggtcgagttaaacctcagtgggcggagctaaaaccacagtttttctggctaagtaacattagactgaagctcagtgaaaaagacaagaggtaagagaggaggaagctaatattatgaagcctagcgctctgctgctaactgaaaaaatacaatctatcatactaagttatctaggttagctagttagctagctgaccttcaagttcaaactagacatactagcctatagctagctaggtaagtcattcctatttatattttacatttggattttgaccagagttccttctctGTTCTCAGGCTCGGTGTAGGTCGCCGCTAAAATCAAGTGCAAAAGGCATCCGATGGGTGTTGcttgtatatttttttacaaCAAGAATCCTTCTTCCAGCAGCTGTGGTGTAAACACACAACATGTTGCACAAGGACAGAACAGCATTATAAGCTAAGTCACATCTTGCAAAAGAAAACATGAACCTAAGcctgcttgtgttttgtctggttCTCTTTCTAACTCCGCTCAGTGTctcagccaataggagagcTCTGGTGACGTCAGCGCCGGTCTCAGCTGGCAGGTTGGAGCGGGTCGTCCGGCGTCCGGAGTGCTGACCCCGCCTACCCCGCCTACCCCGTCTACCCCGCCTACCCCGCCTACCCCGCCTACCCCGTCTACCCCGCCTACCCCGTCTACCCCGCCTACCCCGCCTACCCCGGCCCGAGTGGACGCATACACTCTGAAAAACTGGTtcttaactcaaccaatcagattatctctgcctccagagcagctctgccttcgagaaatgttcaactaaaactccaatctgcttaATATTCGGCAAAAGAATCACACTACgattttattacaaaaaaaataaaattctaaTCAAAATTAAGAACCtgtgtccatctgtccatcacGTCACGATGCAATCTCAAAATTCAATCAAATAAACCCAAATATCCATTTTCCTGAACTTCATGCTTCCGTAATACACagaacattaaaaacacacacaccgccaaaTGAACTGGTTCACAGTTTATTGACATGTTACACTGTTTCCCCGATGAAGAGGCTGCTTTTCATTCTCTGAACCTCcgaccccaaaaaaaaaaaaacgaacgcTGAAGTATTGACAGCACAATCAGAAAGCACTAAAAACAGATCCAGACCACTAAGAATACAACAAGCCtaacaaaaaaagaataaaaaataaaatgagagagaagagaactgCTGGACTGttgttggggagagagagagggagagagagagagagggagagagagaagattgtAAGACTGGATGGAGTTTATTTTCCATCACAaatttattatcttattatttCCAGATGTCAGAAATGTCTCAGAAATGTGAAAagccaaataataatattaaattgATCGCCTGCCGGCCAAATCCCGGAGTGCTCAGTttggattacacacacacactgactgtgatgggacgccaacacacacacacgacgcATGTGGGATTTCttatcaaagagtgtgtgtgtgtgtgtgtgtgtgtgggtttggtaCTCAAAAGTCACAAAGAGATGTCCAAGATAcaagtttctgtgtgtgtatgttcaagttgtgtatgtctctctctgtgtgatgaAGTTTGTgtacccgtctctctctctccctccgtctctccctctctctctccccctctctccctccgtccccctctctctctctctcagtgctcGAGGCGGCCCAGGAACCTCAGGTTGAGGATCTTCAGCTGGTCGTCCAGCTCCATGCGGACGATGCCGTCGTCTCCGTCGATACTGAGCAGGATCCCCGTCGCCTCGCGGTCTTCTCCCAGAATCACCTTcacctggaggggggggggggggggggggacgcagCGTCAGCAGCTTTTTAATGACCGATTCAAATAAATCACAGGTCAACATCTCTCCAAAGATAAGCCTGAAGAGTTTAAACTAACAGCAGCAGTGTCTGAAGGAGACAGCAGGTAATGTTTTCAGGCCCATTGGAGAAAAATTTCACTCCAAGCAAAAGTAAGCATGACAGTTTCAGAATATACACGGTCACTACAGGTTTCGGCAGGtttaatttaagactttttaaaaccttttttaatGCCAATTGAATAAAACATTTGGGCAATTTCACCCCAAAAGCCTGAAGAGGGTTAGAAAGAACACAGAGGCAGGATCAGAGCATGTGAAGGGGACTGAGGGTTTCTTCTGTTAAGTtcaatttaagacattttaggAGCTTTTTAAATGTCAGATAAACTGATCAGAACATGATGGTTGTGAACGCAGCACaagtgtgagagacagacagacagacaggtacagacagagagacagacagacaggtacagacagagagacagacaggtacagacagagagacagacagacagacagacaggtacagacagagagacagacagacaggtacagacagagagacagacagacagacaggtacagacagagagacagacagacagacagacaggtacagacagagagacagacagacaggtacagacagagagacagacagacagacaggtacagacagagagacagacagacagacaggtacagacagagagacagacagacaggtacagacagacaggtaccttGTTGTTCTTGGTGGGAGTGACCGGCTCCAGGTGATCACTGCTGATACTGAcaactttctctgtctcctgcatGAAGACTGAACACATCCCAccctgcggagagagagagagagagagagagagagagagagagagagagagagagagagagagagagagacagagagagagagagagagagagagagaggagaaagacaaaaaacaaacttttaaagGTCCCCTGTTATAGAAATTAAAATTTTCCTCCATTTCTATCCATATctgatcaaagatgtttcatGAAGATAttgttcaaattagattttgtttgatggttaaattttaagttattacattttctccagtcagtttcagtctaactccaggaaacgcatcacagctggactcgctcgTGATTGGCTCCCTCGCTAAATAacgactgaaatccgtccaatcagggtccggtctgcagcatctgaactgaaagcctccactcagcaggttcgCCTCATTTCAATTAgtggagccgctgctgtcggccaatcaggagccagtattgtgacgactcAGTCTTCACagtcattcagtttaactcattcaGTTCAGCtttgaactaaactacatttatgtACAAAATAAAATTCAACTTTGTTGCATTTCCATAAGCTGGGGTGAAGAGAATAAATTGACTTCCTGAATGTAGAATGAGTCTTTCAAAtattgattagtattgattaTGTCATATTTCCTGCTGTCTGaacaccaaaacaaagaaattaacttGTTAACTAGTTGATATTCTACTGTAGCGACTAACGGTCATACAAGCAGCATGGAGACTtaacatgttagaaacaacacgtGTGATGTTCCAGCAGGTTGTGATGGATTTTACAGCGTCAGTGTATTCAGATGAGCTGAAAACGCTCCGGCCTGAAGGCGAGGGGGGAAAACATTTGGCGATACTGAGGAAATTTGACTGAAGTTTGTTGTTTCCACTCAGCTCTTCTACGTCAAAACACCAGAAATCCTCTGATGGAACTCAACCAGAGCGAGGCGGAGGAAGACAGATGatgcggagggagagagaaaacaaacaaagcaagaGGGCGGAGcagatttgcattagtgtgtgttgggtctgaAGCGTCGAGCCTGGTGAGCaacagctgcagcaacagagtGATGACCACAGACCGGCCAAGTCCTCTGAAAACTATTTGTTTTAGTTCATGTCATCGTCTCTGCCGGTCTCCCATcatgcagctgcagctgctgtgatCCGGCGGAGCTGCGTCCATctcggccactttattaggtacgcCCAGCTAGCTGCGGCTGCTCATCTGTTGCTGCAGCTCA
This region includes:
- the rnaset2l gene encoding ribonuclease T2-like, which codes for MLRSALPLLLCLGAAAPWMGEEHQEDYKHGRRDAEPHSDKAFCSWKCLKFTLQWPGGFCVSLDSWSHCRIPLNIHNWTIHGLWPQRALDCCRCWPIFHSDVQELEAELDELWPSLLKTKSSFLFWKQEWDKHGVCAACVEGMNSPLRYFQISLKLRGQFDIHKALDAAGIRPSCQQPYKLSEVQSVLAPVLGDQHEIQCVTDDKDREVWFQVKIPLSHNLTVGCDHKPLLRDEPGPGRSFSPGHPCPAQLPLFYFPIDHQQPHRPCG